The Blattabacterium cuenoti genomic interval AGAAAAAGAATTATTACAAACTATAATAGAAGCTCATAATATAATAATACCTCAAATAGAAGCTCAAAAACGATTAGCAAGTAAATTTAAAAATATATATGATTATACTTTAGACTTAGAAAAAAAAAACTACTTAAAAATTTTAAAAGAAAATGAAAATTTAAAAAAATGTCTTTTAAATTTTTCATGTGAAAAGATTAAGGAAATTTACAATAGTTTTTTAGACAAGAAAAATAGATCTATACAGGAAGAAATTATATTAAACGATTTTAAAAAATCTTTTTTAACGGAAGAAGAAATAATAAATAAAGAAATTATTATAAATCAATTTTATGAAGATATTAAAAAAGAAATAATAATAAATTTTGTATTAAAAAAAGGAATTAGATTAGATGGAAGAAAACCAAAACAAATTCGTTCAATTTATAGTATAGTAAATTATCTTCCAAGTGTCCATGGTTCTGCATTATTTTCCAGAGGGGAAACACAATCTTTAACAACAGTAACATTAGGGTCATCATTAGACATAAATAAAATTGAAAATGTTACAATGGAAAATCAAGAAAAATTTTATTTGCATTATAATTTTCCGCAATTCTCAACAGGAGAAATAGGATCTAATCGTGGTGGGGGTCTATCTAGAAGAGAGATAGGTCATGGATACTTAGCTCAAAGAGCACTTAAAAATATAATTCCTGATGATAATCCATATACAATACGTATTGTTTCTGAAATATTAGAATCTAATGGATCATCGTCTATGGCTACTGTATGTGCTGCTAGTCTAGCATTGATGGATGCTGGTATACCTATAAAACGACCAGTATCTGGAATATCCATGGGTTTATTTATTAATGTAAAAACAGGAAAAAAAATTATTGTCTCTGATTTATCAGGAGAAGAAGATTATTTTGGAAATCTAGATTTTAAAATTGCTGGGACAGATAGGGGGATTACTGCTTGTCAAATGGATGTTAAAAATCCAAAAGGATTTACATATGATGTATTAAATAAAATTTTAATACAAGCGTTAGAAGGTAGAATTTTAATTCTAAAAAAAATGCTTAAAACTCTTCCTAATTATAGAAAAGAATTAAAATCTAATGTTCCAAAAATATATACTTTTAATATTCCAAAAGATTTTATAGGTTTAGTTATAGGCCCAGGGGGAAAAGTTATTCAAGAAATACAATCATTTACAAAGACAAGTATTTTAATTGAAGAACGAGATGATTTCGGTCATATAGAAATTATTGGAGCCGATAATAAACAAATAAAAAAAGCTATCGACAAGATTAAACAAATTATTTTTATTCCTGAATTAGGAAAAGTGTACAAAGCAAAAGTAAAATCTATAAAGGATTTTGGTGCTTTTGTTGAAATACATAAAGGAGTAGAAGGTTTATTACATATTTCTGAAATAGTATGGAGGAGACTCAATAATATAGAAGAAGAATTAAAAGTTGATGATGTTATTGATGTAAAATTAATAGATATAGATAAAAAAAGTAAAAAAATGAAATTTTCCAGAAAAATTCTTATTCCTAATCCTAATTCAAAAAAAAATAAGAAAATACAATTATAATATATGAGACAGCTTAAAATCACCAAACAAGTAACAAATAGGGAATCTGAATCATTAGATAAATATCTTCATGAAATAGGAAAAATTCCGTTATTAACACCAGAAGAAGAAGTAGAATATGCTAGAAGAGCAAGAGGAGGAGATACTTCTTCTATAAACAAATTAGTAAACGCAAATTTACGTTTTGTTGTATCTGTTGCAAAACAATATCAAAATCAAGGACTTAGTTTGTGTGATTTAATTAATGAAGGAAATTTAGGATTAATAAAAGGAATTTTACGTTTTGACGAAACAAGAGGATTTAAATGTATATCTTATGTTGTATGGTGGATAAGACAAGCTATACTACAAGCGATAGCAGAACAGTCACGTTCTATTCGACAACCAACAAATAAATTAGCATTATTAAACAAAATATTAAAAACATTAGCTCAACTAGAACAAGAATTACAAAGGACCCCTTCTATAAGGGAAGTTGCAGAATATTTAAACATGAATGAAAAAGAAGTAGAAGATTCTATAAAGAATTCAGGTAGACATGTTTCTATGGATGCTCCACTAATAGAAGGTGAAGATTCTAATCTATACGATTTGGTAAGATCAGATGAATCTCCAAGACCAGATGAACATTTAGAAAGAGAATCCTTAAGAAAGGATATAAAAAGAATTTTAGAAACTTTAAGTGAAAGAGAACGTCGTGTAATTATTCTTCATTTTGGTTTAAACGGTACTCCTCCAATGACATTAGAGGAAGTTGGACAATTTTGTGATTTGACTAGAGAAAGAGTAAGACAAATAGAAAGTATTGCTTTAAAAAGATTGAAACATTCTTCTAGAAGTAATATACTTAAACCTTATTTAGGTTAATATTAATATATAAACTGTAATGTAAAACTTAAAAAAAAAATAAAGGCCTCGAAGGGATTCGAACCCATAACCTTCTGATCCGTAATCAGATGCTCTGTCCAATTAAGCTACGAGGCCAAACCTAAAAATAACATAAATATACAATTAGATATACTTATGATAATAAGATATTTAAAAATTTTGAAAATTCAAGAGAAGAATTCCCTATTAAACCTCCGTCAACATCTTCTTGTGAAAAAAAATTTTTTGCATTTATGTCATTTATACTTCCTCCATACAAAATTTGTAATTTATCAGAAACATGTTTTCCATATTTTTCTAAAAACAAAAAACGTATAAAATAATGCATAGATTGGACCTCTTTTGGAGTAGCTGTGATTCCAGTCCCTATTGCCCATACTGGTTCATATGCAATACATAAAAATTTAATTTCATTAGTAGTAAATTTAAAAATTGTTTTGGATAATTGTTTTTTTATAACAATAAAATGTTTATTATTACTTCTTTCATCATATGTTTCTCCAACACAGAAAATAATATAAAATTTATGTTTCAATGCTATCTTTATTTTACTTAACAATATTTCTTCTGTTTCAGAAAATATAATTCTTCTTTCACTATGTCCAAGTATAATTTTATTAATACCTATAGATTCTAACATATGTGCGGATACTTCCCCTGTATATGCACCTTTATCCATATGATGAAAATTTTGAGCTGCAATATTTATATTTGATCCTTTAACAATTTTATTTGAAATATGTAAAAAAGGAAAAGAAGGAGCAATAATTATCTTTTTTTTATGATTAATTTTTTTATCCAAATTAATTTTTAGTAAATTTCTAATAAAACTAATTGTATCGTTAAAATCATAATTCATCTTCCAATTTGCTATTATAATCTTTTCTTTCATTTTTTATTTTCTAATAATTTTAGTGTTCCTTTTAGGATAATTAAAAGAACTTTTTTTAATTTTTCATATGAAAAAAAAATTTCCTTGTGATTTTTTAAATATGAAATTTCTTTAAAAAGATCCTCTATAGAGGAAAATTTTTTTTTATATAAATTATTTTTCATACAATTTTTTATTACTTCAACCTTTTTATTGTATAAATTAATTATATTATTATGATTAATAACTTTTTCCATTTGTTTTTTCTTTACATATAACTTTATTAAAAGTATTATAATATAGTTAATAATATCAATGTAAGTATCTATTATTTCCTCTTCTATTACCGATTGTGATTTTTTGATTTTAATGTTTTTTATTCTAAAAATTTTTATAAAAATTTGATCTATAATAGAATTTTCTTTTAAAAATATCCAAGATAAATCATAATCTTCCAATTTTTCTAAAAACAATTTTTTACATTTTTCAAAAATTAAATCCATAAAAAAAATAAAAACTTATATAAATACAAAAAGATAATATAATTACATTACATATTAAATTAAATGCATTAAAAAATAATATACATAATTCTATGACAATTAATTGTTCAGGAACTATATTAGATTTAAAAACACCAAAAGTAATGGGTATAGTGAATTTAACCCCAGATTCTTTTTATGATGGTGGAAATCTAAAAAATGAACGTGATATATTAAAACATGTAGAACTTTTATTAAAAGAAGGAGCAGATATTATAGATATTGGAGGATGTTCTACAAGACCTGGATCTACAATAATAACAAAAGAAGAAGAATTAAAAAGAGTAGAAAAACCCATTATAAGCATTATAAAAAATTTTTCAAATATTAAAATATCAATAGATACTTTTAGAAGTGAAGTTGCAAAAATGGCTTTAAACGAAGGAGCAGTAATGATAAACGATATATCAGG includes:
- the pnp gene encoding polyribonucleotide nucleotidyltransferase encodes the protein MLGSYTPSDTIIKETISLKDGSSIIIETGNLAKQANGSATVRINDTILLATVVLSKETKNENNFLPLTVDYREKYYASGKIPGGFVKREGRPTNEEILIMRLVDRVLRPMFPCYFKREIQISILLLSYDYTVSPDGLAGLAASSALSVSGVPFYGPISEVRIVRSKGKFFVNPNIYRLDYKDVDIDLVIGASIDSILMIEGEMKEIKEKELLQTIIEAHNIIIPQIEAQKRLASKFKNIYDYTLDLEKKNYLKILKENENLKKCLLNFSCEKIKEIYNSFLDKKNRSIQEEIILNDFKKSFLTEEEIINKEIIINQFYEDIKKEIIINFVLKKGIRLDGRKPKQIRSIYSIVNYLPSVHGSALFSRGETQSLTTVTLGSSLDINKIENVTMENQEKFYLHYNFPQFSTGEIGSNRGGGLSRREIGHGYLAQRALKNIIPDDNPYTIRIVSEILESNGSSSMATVCAASLALMDAGIPIKRPVSGISMGLFINVKTGKKIIVSDLSGEEDYFGNLDFKIAGTDRGITACQMDVKNPKGFTYDVLNKILIQALEGRILILKKMLKTLPNYRKELKSNVPKIYTFNIPKDFIGLVIGPGGKVIQEIQSFTKTSILIEERDDFGHIEIIGADNKQIKKAIDKIKQIIFIPELGKVYKAKVKSIKDFGAFVEIHKGVEGLLHISEIVWRRLNNIEEELKVDDVIDVKLIDIDKKSKKMKFSRKILIPNPNSKKNKKIQL
- a CDS encoding sigma-70 family RNA polymerase sigma factor, coding for MRQLKITKQVTNRESESLDKYLHEIGKIPLLTPEEEVEYARRARGGDTSSINKLVNANLRFVVSVAKQYQNQGLSLCDLINEGNLGLIKGILRFDETRGFKCISYVVWWIRQAILQAIAEQSRSIRQPTNKLALLNKILKTLAQLEQELQRTPSIREVAEYLNMNEKEVEDSIKNSGRHVSMDAPLIEGEDSNLYDLVRSDESPRPDEHLERESLRKDIKRILETLSERERRVIILHFGLNGTPPMTLEEVGQFCDLTRERVRQIESIALKRLKHSSRSNILKPYLG
- the tpiA gene encoding triose-phosphate isomerase, whose translation is MKEKIIIANWKMNYDFNDTISFIRNLLKINLDKKINHKKKIIIAPSFPFLHISNKIVKGSNINIAAQNFHHMDKGAYTGEVSAHMLESIGINKIILGHSERRIIFSETEEILLSKIKIALKHKFYIIFCVGETYDERSNNKHFIVIKKQLSKTIFKFTTNEIKFLCIAYEPVWAIGTGITATPKEVQSMHYFIRFLFLEKYGKHVSDKLQILYGGSINDINAKNFFSQEDVDGGLIGNSSLEFSKFLNILLS
- a CDS encoding nucleotide modification associated domain-containing protein, whose translation is MDLIFEKCKKLFLEKLEDYDLSWIFLKENSIIDQIFIKIFRIKNIKIKKSQSVIEEEIIDTYIDIINYIIILLIKLYVKKKQMEKVINHNNIINLYNKKVEVIKNCMKNNLYKKKFSSIEDLFKEISYLKNHKEIFFSYEKLKKVLLIILKGTLKLLENKK